The nucleotide sequence ACATGCGCACAATGTAGTTCCAACCGGGAGATATCGGCAGATTATTGATGGCTTTGAGGCCACCGCCGAAGTTGATCGTGATGCTCCCATCTGCGTTTTTCATCGCCGTCACGTTGTTGTAGGAGTAGACGTTCTGGTCGTTCTTCTCCATGAAGCCCGCCTTGTTGTAAACGGTAATGGACCAGAAACCGTCAACCGGCACGTCCTTCACGGTTATACGGTATGGCGTCATGCCGTCGTTCTTCGTCGGCACGACGTTGTCATAGACGGCGGCCTCTTCAGGATTTCCACCCCAACCGAAAGCCGTGCCCAGCAGGTGACTGATCGGGTTGAGCTTAGCCTTGTCGCCAAACATGCCCTTGGCACTGGTTCGGGTCTCCGCGAGAACGTTGATCGCATCACGAACCTTTTTCAGCGACGCCTCATCCCAATCTGGAATCTCGAACGTTCCCGTGTTCTTCTGCCGCACGGCAATCTTGTCCTGCATGGCGTTGGCGGCCTTGATGTCCTGTGGATCATTCGCATCGACGAATGTGCGGAAGAGCACTATCGCGTAGCGCGTCCCGACTCTTTCCCTCGTCAATGTGAACTCGCCAGCGCCATGCTCAACGGGAAGTATCGAGTGATCCTCGTTGATGACCATCATCGACTGGAACCGCCCTTTGGAGTCCGGCTTTATGATTGTAACTTGCTCGGTAAGGTCGAAGACACCAGCCGAGTAGAGCGTGTCGCGGTTCATGCGGATGACGTCCTGTTTGTCGATTGGCGTGGGTTGGCGAATGTGCAGGAACTTGCCAAACGCTCCTTGCTTGGCGTAACGGGCGATGGTCATGTCGGACTCTGCACGGACGAAGTTGTCGACCGTGACGGGTTCCGCAGCGTAGACTGCCGAATGAACTAGAAGAGCGTTAACAAGCAGCAAATGTCTGAAACTGAACTTCATTATTAACCTCCTCATTGAGTAACGCGGTCATTCCGAAACTGCTGGCGGTGGCGCCAACTGCCCATAATTCGTAACTGGTTAGAACGGTGTATTCTATATGTAGATGCTTTTCCCTGATTCAGAAGGTCGGCAACCTATCGTTAAACATAATGCTAAACTGATTCAATGCTGACTTCCAGTCTCTGATAAGCAGAGTCCATTTCTTCGCAATATTCTTCAAGGCCAGATAGAGCAACTTGAACATCGCTTCGTCACTGGGAAAATGCCCACGATTCTTGGTGACCTTACGAAGTGACATGTTAAGCGACTCGATGGCGTTTGTCGTGTAGATTGCTTTTTTATTCGTCCGAATTAAGGTTAAAACCCCCGGCTTCAGCCGGGTAGCTTTCAGCTAGCGGTTGCTTTAAGAAAGCTGGCATGGACTACCGCCGTGGCAGCCACGCCAAGTACAAGGTCGAGTACCATTTTGTGTGGGTAACGAAATATCGTTACCAGGTTCTTCAGGGCGACCTTGCCGTGCGAGTCCGTGATCTGGTGCGCCAAGTCTGCGAACGGTTTGAGATTCAAAAACTGCGAGGCGTTGTCAGCAAAGATCCATGTCCACATATTTGTTTCAGCTCCCCCTGAGATTGCGCCGGTTGAAATCATGCGGCGCATCAAAGGGAGAACGTCCAGTAAAATATTTGAAGAATTTCCCATGGTGAAGAAAAGGTACTGGGGACGACATTTCTGGGCGCGAGGATACTTCTGCGTCACAGCAGGTGAGCTTACCAAAGAAATGATCCAGGAGTACCTTGCACATCATTTTGAGCGAGACCCCAATGACACCTTCGAGGTTGAGCAACCGGCTGCGAAGCCTGCCGGTCAATAGCTGGACTTTCAGTCCGCTGGTTCAAACCCACCAGCTTCAGCTGGTGGTTGTTTAGTGCCCTGACATCTAAATTGGCGCTGATTTTCTTAAAAGGTGAACGCCAGACCGATGATGGGGCCATGAAGAACCGCATCGAATTTGAACGCGTTTTTCCCGTTGCTCGTGTAGTTGTCGCCAACCGCCCGATAGCCGGCCCAGAACGTACCATGCTCCCAAAAAGTGTAGCCAATGACGGCCGTTGTATCCCAGGTCAAGACCGAACTGACCGAAAAGCCTCCCACGCCTCCACGAAGGCTCATCTGCCATTTATCCGTAAAGTGAAAGACGGCCCTGGTCCCGACAATCGGGTCAGCCCAGGTTATGGATTTGGAAACAGTGCGGCTGTTGCGACGTGTGTCGCCATCGAGGGTAACAGGCCGTTGCAAAAAGCTGTTTCCGGCTATTCTCCCCCGCAGATGACGGCGATGGGCATGATTCCACAGCATCGTCCTTCGACCACCATGACGATGGCCAAATAGGCCATTGAGGGATGCTGATTGGGCCAAATGAGCGCAAGCCAGGCACTGGCCCAGCCCCTGGGGGTGCCATGGCCGGTCTTGACCCGCATCAGCAGGCCGAGATTGAAACCGGCCACATGGAGCAGATACCGTTTCTGGATGTTCTCCCGTCCCCGGAGCCAGACCCGGCGCATACCGCCAGACCGGTCCAGCGTATGCTCGAAGCTTCTTTCGACCAGTTCCGTCCGCTGTTTTCCCATGGCCTTCCCGACCATCGACGATATCCGGATTCGGTTGTTGTACACGGCGCGCCGCGCCTCATGATCGCCACGCCAGGAGTTCAGGCCGTTGCGCTTGGGTTCGGCGATTCTCGTCCGCCATGGCCCTCCGTCCAGGTCTTTGAGGACATCCCGGGAGAAATAGCCCTTGTCCGCGACCAGTTCCGCAGGATCGTCCGGGCATGGCGGTGTGGAAGTGACCCGTCGCAAACTTTCTTGAGCGGCTTTCAGCGTCTTTTGCAGAGTCGAAGTGTCCCCCTTGTCCGCTTCATGCACCTCGACCGCCACGACCGCGCCGGTGTCCAGGTCCACCGCGTGCTCCGGCTTGTACGCCAGATGCGTTCGGCCATCCTTCATCTTGGCGATCTTCGCCTCGGGATCGACCTGCGACTGCCAGTCCTTGTTCGAAAGCGTCTTGCCGACGCGCTTGCGGTCCATGCGAGCCAGATCCTCATCCGTCGGAGAGTCGATGCCGCTCTCCTTAGCCATGCGCAGGAGCATCTTGCGGTAGCTCTCACCCGTGTCCCGGCGCACGATGGTTTTGAGCGCCGCGTTGGCCTCCATGGTCGAAGCGTCCACGCCAATGCGGCCTCCAAGGACCAAGCCATCCTTGCTGAGCACCTTGAGAACCCAGGTGAAAACCTCTTGGTGGGTCGCCAGCGGCAGACGGGACCGTGTCCGACTGAGCGAGGAATGATCCGGCACAGACTCCTTGGGCGAAAGCTGGAGAAAATCCCGGAGGGAAAGCGAATCGGCGCAGCGCCACTCAATGCCGCGCTCGCTGTCGATGCCCTCGAAATACCCCACGAGGTGCATCCGAAAATACCGGCCAGGCGGAATGGAGGGACGCCCCTTGTCGGAATAGAAGGGCTTGCACAGCTTCTCGGCGAAACCATCGAAGGCGGCTTTCCGGAGAGTCTGCTGGAGACGATCGTAAAAAGCGTGCCCACGAGACCGAGGAATCTCATCCCAGGCCAGATACATCGTCCCCTGCTGATCACCCTGACGGCCAAGCCCCATCAGATCACCTCCGGAACCGCGATGGCTGGATTCTCGGTCACTTGGCGGAGTTTTTCAACACGCTGGTAAGCGCCATGTTCCAGATCCTGGCTCCCCCGAGCAGGTCAAAATCAACGGATGCGGTTTGCGTCCTGCCCAGAGGGACGGTTCCGACACGATAGAAGGCGGCAACATCCGTCAGGATCAGATGAGATTTTCCGTCCAGGGACACCCGTTTGCCGGATGCCTGGTCACCGAGGAGTGAATAATTGAAGTCAGTAAAAAGGCCAAACGTGTTGTTGTAGGTAACCTCGGCATGGAGCATGGCGGCGAGGTTCAAGTACTTTGACAAATCCGCGAACGAAACGTCTGCATAAGTCGTATAGCCTCGGGCTCCAACCTTGCCGGAAATACCCGTAAGCCACCCATAGGGGGCGATTGTCCAGCGGAAGTCTCCATAAACGCACTCCTTAAGTGGAGGTTGGGCAAAAACAATTTTTGCTGTAAAAAGTAATAATATGACAGCAATCAGGCAGTATGTTTTAAAAATTTTCATTCAGACTGTGTTCCTGTTAAATTGTGAAAAGTTATTTATCAAACCAACGCTTTATTGGTCTACTATATAAAATGTTTTATTGCAAGTCATGAGAGCCTCACGGATCGGTCGCTGGCTCACGCTGTAGAACCTGGAAGGCTATATTTAATTGCGGAGTGATCGTGTCGAAGCGTACACAGGGTAATCACACTCAGCTTTAAAGATTGGCTGTCGCGCCAACACGATCGTTGGCAGGCGAGCCACAGACGCTTTGCCTACCCGTTGGCAGCCTGTTGGCTGATGCGCCACAGACCTACTGGTGACTGTTGGCAGGAGCCAACAAAGGCTCTGTGGCTGCTCGCCAAATTTTTGAAAAAAGTTAATGATTTCAATGGTATGCTGGCATGGCATTCAGGCGCGCTCCTGACTAATCGTTAGTCATATCAGGTGCTTGAAAAAGACGCGTTTTCGGACACTTGATGCTCTATTCAAGCGATCCTTCGCCCACCCCCGACCTCTTGACTAAAATTCCAGCGATCCCCTGTTTTGTTTTTATCTATATGTTTTTATTTGAAAAATTTTGTAAATTTGAGAGGGGATTGCTTGAGAGGGGTTCAAGCGATCGGAAGGGCCAGCTTGAAACCGTTGCACTATTACTTGCGAATTAACGGACCTCACGCATCAAGTCGGCCGGGCTATGCCCGAAGTAGCGCTTGAATTCCCTACTGAATTGGGACGGACTTTCATATCCTACCTCGCTGGCGGCCATATAAGCCTTCGCTTTTTGCTGCACAATCAAGTCTCTGGCTCTCGAAAGTCTAATTTTCTTTAAGTACTGAAGTGGCGAGTCGCAGGTAATCTCCTTGAACGCCTTGTGAAAAGCTGAAACGCTCATGTTGGCTGTAGTTGCCAAGTCTTCTATCTCTAACTTTTTTGAATAGTTGCTTTGCATCATCTTGATCGTTCGCCCTACCTGAGCAAATGAACCGTTTCCCCTC is from Solidesulfovibrio magneticus RS-1 and encodes:
- a CDS encoding transposase is translated as MGLGRQGDQQGTMYLAWDEIPRSRGHAFYDRLQQTLRKAAFDGFAEKLCKPFYSDKGRPSIPPGRYFRMHLVGYFEGIDSERGIEWRCADSLSLRDFLQLSPKESVPDHSSLSRTRSRLPLATHQEVFTWVLKVLSKDGLVLGGRIGVDASTMEANAALKTIVRRDTGESYRKMLLRMAKESGIDSPTDEDLARMDRKRVGKTLSNKDWQSQVDPEAKIAKMKDGRTHLAYKPEHAVDLDTGAVVAVEVHEADKGDTSTLQKTLKAAQESLRRVTSTPPCPDDPAELVADKGYFSRDVLKDLDGGPWRTRIAEPKRNGLNSWRGDHEARRAVYNNRIRISSMVGKAMGKQRTELVERSFEHTLDRSGGMRRVWLRGRENIQKRYLLHVAGFNLGLLMRVKTGHGTPRGWASAWLALIWPNQHPSMAYLAIVMVVEGRCCGIMPIAVICGGE
- a CDS encoding DUF1214 domain-containing protein; this encodes MKFSFRHLLLVNALLVHSAVYAAEPVTVDNFVRAESDMTIARYAKQGAFGKFLHIRQPTPIDKQDVIRMNRDTLYSAGVFDLTEQVTIIKPDSKGRFQSMMVINEDHSILPVEHGAGEFTLTRERVGTRYAIVLFRTFVDANDPQDIKAANAMQDKIAVRQKNTGTFEIPDWDEASLKKVRDAINVLAETRTSAKGMFGDKAKLNPISHLLGTAFGWGGNPEEAAVYDNVVPTKNDGMTPYRITVKDVPVDGFWSITVYNKAGFMEKNDQNVYSYNNVTAMKNADGSITINFGGGLKAINNLPISPGWNYIVRMYQPKQEVINGSWSFPIAQPSE